The DNA region GCGTTGGTCGATCTCGCCGTTCAGCCGGCCGGTTCGCCGGTTTCGCTGGCCAGCATTTCGGCCCGGCAGGACATTTCCCTCAACTACCTTGAGCAGCTTTTCCTGAAACTGCGCAAAGCGGAACTGGTGAAAAGCGTGCGCGGCCCCGGCGGCGGCTATCTGCTCGGCAAGGAGCCGTCGCAGATCAGCATCGGCGAGATTTTCGAGGCGGTGGACGAAAACATCATCCTTTCCGACTGTGTCGACGATACGGCGCAATCGGCCTGCAGCAAGACGCAAAACTGCCTGACGCAGCTCCTCTGGAGCCGCATCACCAGTTCGCTCAAAAAAACGCTCTACTCCATCTCCTTGGCGGAAGTCTCCAGCGAAACCCTTGGCGCCGCCGGCGTTTCCAACGACAAACCGAGCTTTATTTACCAGCTCTGATTCCATGCAAAACTTCTGGGATAACTGCAAAAAAGAGCTTGAGCGGCGCATCGACCCGCACAACTTCATTTCGCACATCGAGCCGATCACCATCGCCGCCATCACCGACGACGAGGTTACGCTCACGGTGCCGTCGGCGTTTTCGCAGGGATGGATAGAACGCAACCACCTGCGGGACATCGCCGAGGCGGTCAGCCGCGGCGCCGGCGGCGAGCGGAAGATCCTTTTCACCGTTTCCGCCGCCCGGACAAAAGAGGCGCGCGCCCCGATCCCGGTGAAAGCGA from Nitrospinota bacterium includes:
- a CDS encoding Rrf2 family transcriptional regulator, encoding MKISTKGHYAVQALVDLAVQPAGSPVSLASISARQDISLNYLEQLFLKLRKAELVKSVRGPGGGYLLGKEPSQISIGEIFEAVDENIILSDCVDDTAQSACSKTQNCLTQLLWSRITSSLKKTLYSISLAEVSSETLGAAGVSNDKPSFIYQL